The DNA window gatctatgcaaaactagatttaaatacagaaacgcagaacaatatcataattaggtcacttttaggtcataattaggtaatttttagatcatgctaacaaagcatgacctaaaacgatcttagcatgacattaaactcaaatattataatatgacctaaaattgcttaattatgaccttccgtgtttttgattaattattgaccattagatcatctaatcctagggccaagatttggtctgcatttctggatttaaacacatacttattttgatcatctccctatatatatatatatatatatatatataggggagcgttattctccttttcacatcttagatcctttttccttcttaatattacgcgttagatctaaggcatcaacggatcagattgattctataaaactggttccgtgttgcattatagaaggtggttgtatgcattacaaggttattattgacatttgacggaaaagtaactgccacattttggtatcagcgaataatgcaccacatggtcacgagtaatgcatataattgactatataatgcacaatatgtgaactgcaatgcatacgaataagatgtaccatgttatgatgtttggacacacgtttcttgtttcccctaagggtttaataagcttaggggctagagtatagtacgtagacacgtatgtaatcttcacatggtaacgagtaatggatataattgactatataatgcacaatttgtgaactgcaatgcatacgaacaagatgtgttgtgttatgatgtttgacacacgtttcttgtttcccctaagggtttaataagcttaggggctagggtatagtacgtacgcattaataacaaattataaaacgatacgaataattcaccaaattgtcacgagtaatggatgttattaactatataatgcacaatatgtgaactgcaatgcatacgaataagatgtaccatgttatgatgtttagacattaccctagcccctaagcttattaaacccttaggggaaacaagaaacgtgtgtccaaacatcataacatggtacatcttattcgtatgcattgcagttaacatattgtgcattatatagtcaattatatgcattactcgtgaccatgtggtgcattattcgtagcggtttccagccattattagattactattgtaccctcataatgcacaaaataggacaaataatgcaacacgggattaattaccaaatgttgatcttgaccgtccatttctctaatctaatggctgctattaagaaggaaaaaggcggaaatataggaaaaggaaatgaataaatccctatatatatatagattagcAAGAGGTTTGATATAACTATGTAAGAACTCTCATTTTCTTGAACTTGTAATTTGACAAGTTGAATTTGAAGAGGATTTGAAAAGTTAATAGTAAAACATGAGTGCAATACTAAAATGGAGGATTTAGGATCCCAAAATGCAATTCAATTTCACAACCGAGAATTGAAAtctaaatttgattaaaattttgaattttcttcATCCCACTCTCATGTCATCATCTAATGTCTTACTCCCAACTGAGTTGCACTTAACTGTCTCATTTTAAAAAGCTCTTCGTAGTGTTTTGGAAAATACGTCGCGCCAAAATGCTCGAATGGAGCATGATAACATTCACATGTTTGTTCTGTAATTGACTAAGTTGCATCTCTCTCTCAAAAAAAAAGATTTTGCATGAAGTGGACACAAACAATGTAGATAGAGAAACATGAATTTACCAGAAAACAATGGCTACATACATTTAGGCATCCTAGCAACATTTTCATCAAATGGTCAAAATCTGAAGCAATTGAATAATAAAGCTAGAATGGCTATAAAATTTGAGATTGCAGCAGTGGTATTGCTAACAAAAATACAGGCTGAATCAGGAGTTGAAACCTGAACCATTTAGCATACACCAGCTGGTGGTTCTGCCAGTTGAGTCGAGAGCGTTTGCACCGGtcaagagagagagggagggagagttTCACTCCGATGAATCGGTATCTCCTTCTACCTCAGCATCAGCTCCTGATCACAAAAAGGGAGAGACGAGTTAGAGGCAATTAATGGATGTTTGTGACTGAAGAGAGAGCAAATAATCTCAACAGCTCGAGATGAACTTGTCTCGAGATTGTCCAATACTGAACTGGCCCGAGATTAATCCTATGTGGCATAGTCCTTTGAGTATCGGATCATCTACCCAACCGAACAACATTCATCAGACTCAATCTTTTCAAATCGAACGTCGCCTATGGAGTTTTATCTAGGGTGAAGAAAACATGGCAGTGAACAAATCAAATGATGTCGTCACAAAATAATGACGATTAATTGTTTAATCATCATCCAAACCgtaaaaaatttccaaaatacctTCCTCAATTTTAGCATTTTGCATGATCATAGGAAAAGAACCCtttatttaactaatttttttgCATTTCACTAATACTCATACTTTAAGTTATCCTATAACAGAATTAATCAATTCAAACACAATCAAATAATCTAAATAATCCAATCCTACTATACTCTATCAATCTCAACTATTCCAAACACCAAACAAAGGCTAGATTTCCTACACGAACTCATGATCAACTTAATCAAATTTCTCCACAAAACTCAACCTTGAAACCTCAAAAAAAGCACCAAGCAAAAGAAAAAGGCAGAAAAACCAAACTCAAGAAATCAACAAGCAAAAAACTGATCAAACATTtactcaaaatttaaaaaattaaaggaaaaagaatgagaaagagcTAACCTTGCTCagcatcatcttcttcttcaaactcatcttcatcttcatcaccaTCTCCATCCAATCCATACCTCTCATTCAAAAAATCCACAGCTCCTTTGCTCAGAACCAAGCTCTCAGCATCCAAAATATCGAACAAATTCAGCGTTCTCGGCGTCAGCATCTTCAACGTCCCCAAATTCCTACTCGAAAGCCTCACATTATCCGAAACCTCCGTCATCAGAAACATCGATTTCCTCTTCGGATCGAGCCCTAGCCTCTTCATCAGCGCGATGAACTCCTTCGTCTTCGGCTTCTCGAATTTCTCCTCGAAATCCTCCACGACGATCGCGTTCCCGAGCGCGCTAGCGATCGCGGTCGAGATCGCCAGCCTCTTCTCCTTCCTGTTGATCTTAATCGACCAGTCCTTGGGCTTCGGGCCGAAAATCACGCCTCCGCCGGGCCGGAGCGGCGTCCGCTGGGAGCCGCGCCGGGCGCGGCCGGTCTTCTTCTGCGGGTAGGGCTTCGCGCCGCCGCCGCGGACCTCGGCGCGGGTTAGGGTTGAGGCCGTGCCGCGGCGGCGATTGGTGAGGTCGGTGGTGATTCCGCGGTGGACGACGGCACGGGCGGTCTCCGGAGGGGCGGATTTGAGGTTGAGGGTGGCGGAGCCGACCTGGTCGCCGTCGAAGGAGAGGATGGGGACTGTGGCGAGCTCGGCGTGGATTTTTGCGGCGGCGGTAAGGGGAGGGCGGCGGGGGGGGAATTGGATGGTTTTGGGGGACGGAGAGGGTTTGGAGAGGAAaatggaggaggagaagaaggagaTTGATGAAGGAGATGCGGTCGCCATTATCGTTGAACAAGCGAAGAAGAGAGGGGAGAGATGTTATCTTGTTATCCTTTCCTGCAACTTCAGTGAAGAGTGGCGAAGGTTTTGCAATTTCATTTTGAAGAAAAGAGCGATTTCATTCTATTTTTTATGTAAAGTCGTGTGGAGATTTGATTTATTAATAAATGTGAAAATGGGCTGAATCTACATTCTTGTCGACGCAGAAGTTTTTATTAACAcgaaaaaatgaataattggGGCATATGAAAATGGGCCGAATCTACATTAATATTATCCTAGTATAGTAAAGGCCCATAATAAATTGGATGTTTACAGTAATAAAAGCTAGCTCAACTAagcaataaaacaaaacaaaacaaattggAACTTTCGTCACGATAATATTTCAAAAGTATCATTAAAAAGGATTTATGATAATTCACATAATTCCTAATTTAATTTAGAGATAAATAGATAGATATCCAATtgaaaaaattcatattttctagaatataaaaatatttgattTGCAAAGATAAAATTTTTCCTACATTACTGCATAggtaggggagtgatcaattgttaacCCACTCTCtgattgctaactacaactaatttaagaccataggatttcagaaatctagtggtctaaactttgtcatgtgtaatttttatttttattaattaaattgaaatagataaaaaaactatcaaattatgattttggatgaaaatgtcaatatagtgttttgaaaatatcaatacaatgctTTGAGAACGTCAACATATAGcttatgtcaacacattgctttaagaataacattctacatgtattatattgacatattttatatactatattagacatttgttgttgtatgaaaaatttgaaaattttcgaatttttttttaaattttgacatcggaacatgtgcaagtgagatctcgttagaatccttatgaaattatctttaatttgatctatgttgtgcgaaaaaataatttaaatcgagaaagttatattcGTTTcaaagttatgtgatatttttcaaaagttagttacatcTAATTTGTTGTGAATTAACCTTAATACctttattgacgttttttgttgatcatATTACCATTTCAGGGCTGGtgatctaggcccttgatttgaatatctaaagGCTATTATTTacttatagttagcaattaagtattaaattagcaatataacactccacTTACTGCATAAgggtaaatatataatatattaatctattttaaataattaatatctaTGAACCAATGTCCatttagaaattttaaaaaattgcatTATGAAATTTTATCTTTACTAAAGTAAAAAGTATCCTCAATCCCTCGTTTGTTCACTTTGGACTACAAATCTCTTACACAATTTGATCTCGCCCCCCTCAAAATAATTTCGTTATTGATTAAAGATGTGGCCTCCGAACTAGGACCGGGCCGGGTATGATTGTGACACCTCGTCTTGAATCAAACTCGTGGccgttagagcatccacaacggagaGCACAATGTTGTTCGTCCGTCCatgccagcggcacggcaccgctgtccgccgctgcgctcttgccgctggcgcggcgctactcgatgcatcgagcacgttcgTGCCAACGAGCAGCCGACGTGACGCGTTTTGATTGACCAATAGCATTTTCgttggaaattaaaaaaaattaaaaaaataaaaataataccaaaaaataaaaaaatatatattttttcacaatcccaaaaaaatggccgtttttttccatttttctgtatttttctgtattttttatatttttttatcctcaaaatcatctataaatacacacattcataatccatttttcacatcaaatcatctctcattcatattttttcatacaacttatctataccttcatctctcactcaaaccctcaaatggatttcacccatctcattgcggaagcggagcgcgaagaacaagaatactatgaacaacatcgtgccgcctatgaagcctatgtcgcagcgaatacccaaacccctcctcctcaaccaactagatcaactcgcagctacatccatcgtgaccgggagggagccaacgaaagactcattgccgactattttttcgACCAACCGCGGTTTCCGAAAGATTACTTTCGGctccgttttcgcatgtcaaaacgcttgtttatgcgtattgtcaacacattgtctgtccgtgttgaatactttcaaacaagtacagacgcagccggtcggcaaagtctctcggcgttgcagaagtgtacgtgtgccatccgacaacttgctactgggcaaacggctgacctcttcgacaaGTATTTACATGTCGGtaagtccactggaatcctttggcttaaaaatttttgtgagggcgttcgttcaactttcggggatgaattcctttgggcacccaccaccgatgattgccaacggttgcttcgtcttcacgtaACAGACCATGGTTTTTCCGGTATGCTTGACAGCATTGACtacatgcattggaggtggaagaattgcccaaGTGCTTGGAGGGAG is part of the Salvia splendens isolate huo1 chromosome 22, SspV2, whole genome shotgun sequence genome and encodes:
- the LOC121787961 gene encoding 50S ribosomal protein L4, chloroplastic-like; the protein is MATASPSSISFFSSSIFLSKPSPSPKTIQFPPRRPPLTAAAKIHAELATVPILSFDGDQVGSATLNLKSAPPETARAVVHRGITTDLTNRRRGTASTLTRAEVRGGGAKPYPQKKTGRARRGSQRTPLRPGGGVIFGPKPKDWSIKINRKEKRLAISTAIASALGNAIVVEDFEEKFEKPKTKEFIALMKRLGLDPKRKSMFLMTEVSDNVRLSSRNLGTLKMLTPRTLNLFDILDAESLVLSKGAVDFLNERYGLDGDGDEDEDEFEEEDDAEQGADAEVEGDTDSSE